A genome region from Natronobeatus ordinarius includes the following:
- a CDS encoding universal stress protein, whose product MSTIVAGIDTDADRARALANGIVTLPGADGTDVVLVHSFDENPEGASVDQVGSVRRAREILEEHNIDVTLDESSGDTATGLLDAADKHDAELIAVAGRKRSPTGKAVFGSVTQDVILSTDRPVLVCGTSE is encoded by the coding sequence ATGTCAACGATCGTCGCAGGGATCGACACCGACGCCGACCGCGCTAGAGCGCTTGCAAACGGTATCGTCACGCTTCCCGGAGCCGACGGGACCGACGTCGTTCTCGTCCACTCGTTCGACGAGAACCCCGAGGGAGCGTCCGTCGATCAGGTCGGCTCAGTTCGACGGGCACGGGAGATCCTCGAGGAACACAACATCGACGTGACGCTCGACGAGTCGAGCGGCGACACCGCCACGGGACTGCTCGACGCAGCCGATAAACACGACGCGGAGCTGATCGCCGTCGCCGGTCGGAAGCGTTCGCCCACCGGCAAAGCCGTCTTCGGGAGCGTCACCCAGGACGTCATCCTCAGCACCGACCGTCCGGTCCTCGTCTGTGGCACCTCCGAGTGA
- a CDS encoding branched-chain amino acid ABC transporter permease codes for MPCGEYFTSYEDRMGLVRWRIERIAFVLALPIPFLIPFVVSGGMLSTITRIYIMIIAVLGLHVILGYAGEIVLAQGAFMAIGAYTAVRVVTELGAGMIPAMILGGLLTAMVAVIFGLPSWRVKGFYIAISTLALQFIAEWFFEMGGRYEVIHGGTQQSMPREIGLIGDSLTIASRTEQYFLAFFVMAIFAILTLNLSRTGIARTFRGIHENDLSSAVLGIDVFRNKLLAYAIGGFMIGVSGALFAYYIGFVDPTHYTIDMTLEHYVMLLLGGIGRVWGVITGVSVISLLERGVRDFIAAYAADAAAIDAVFFGVVIIIVLAVEPKGLLAALGQIKDYFRKWPYAY; via the coding sequence ATGCCCTGCGGTGAGTACTTCACCTCCTACGAGGATCGGATGGGGCTCGTCCGCTGGCGGATCGAACGTATCGCGTTCGTGCTCGCGCTCCCTATTCCGTTTCTCATCCCGTTCGTGGTGAGTGGCGGGATGCTGTCGACGATCACGCGGATCTACATCATGATCATCGCCGTCCTGGGACTGCACGTCATCCTGGGGTACGCGGGCGAGATCGTCCTCGCCCAGGGAGCGTTCATGGCGATCGGGGCCTACACCGCCGTCAGGGTGGTAACCGAACTCGGCGCGGGGATGATCCCCGCGATGATCCTCGGCGGCCTGCTGACCGCCATGGTCGCCGTGATCTTCGGACTGCCCTCCTGGCGCGTCAAGGGCTTTTACATCGCCATCTCGACGCTCGCGCTGCAGTTCATCGCCGAGTGGTTCTTCGAGATGGGAGGCCGGTACGAGGTGATCCACGGCGGCACCCAGCAGTCGATGCCCCGCGAGATCGGGCTGATCGGTGACTCGCTCACCATCGCCTCCCGCACCGAACAGTACTTCCTCGCGTTCTTCGTGATGGCGATCTTCGCCATCCTGACGCTGAACCTCAGCCGGACGGGGATCGCCCGAACCTTCCGCGGCATCCACGAGAACGACCTCTCGTCGGCCGTCCTCGGCATCGACGTCTTCCGGAACAAGCTGCTCGCGTACGCCATCGGCGGCTTCATGATCGGCGTCTCCGGGGCGCTCTTTGCCTACTACATCGGCTTCGTCGATCCGACCCACTACACGATCGACATGACCCTCGAGCACTACGTGATGTTACTGCTCGGCGGCATCGGCCGCGTCTGGGGCGTGATCACCGGGGTCAGCGTCATCTCGCTGCTCGAGCGCGGCGTCCGTGACTTCATCGCTGCCTACGCGGCCGACGCGGCGGCGATCGACGCGGTGTTCTTCGGCGTCGTCATCATCATCGTGCTCGCCGTCGAGCCGAAGGGGCTCCTCGCGGCGTTAGGGCAGATAAAAGACTATTTCAGAAAATGGCCGTACGCCTACTGA
- a CDS encoding branched-chain amino acid ABC transporter permease, translated as MSNIATFFEVFVRGLGLGAIYSLVAMGFVLIYKVTGVLNFAQGQFALLGAYLVAILAPPALIFLELPAALAVVVTIVVGLLLGVVLERVIFRHFIGEPVLSVIIVTLALGGIITGGIQFFFGRDSRAYPATLQFDWSVPLLFGVDLNASFALGVALSLVVVLALMAFFRYTVMGSILRACSSDQQAAMVLGVSIERTIVLSWAISIAITSVGGILLAMSQGGTSFGIYGVGILIFAAVVFGGLDSIPGAFIGAIVVGLLQEVGDYYVAPVVGAGFGEVLPMLLLVVVILVMPYGLFGTERIERL; from the coding sequence ATGAGTAACATCGCGACCTTCTTCGAGGTCTTCGTCAGGGGACTCGGTCTCGGAGCGATCTACTCACTGGTCGCGATGGGGTTCGTCCTCATTTACAAGGTGACGGGCGTGCTCAACTTCGCCCAGGGACAGTTCGCCCTGCTCGGGGCGTACCTGGTCGCCATCCTGGCGCCGCCGGCGCTCATCTTCCTCGAGCTGCCAGCCGCGCTCGCAGTGGTCGTCACGATCGTCGTCGGGCTGCTGCTCGGCGTCGTGCTCGAGCGGGTGATCTTCAGACACTTCATCGGCGAACCGGTGCTGTCGGTGATCATCGTCACGCTCGCCCTCGGTGGCATCATCACCGGCGGTATCCAGTTCTTCTTCGGTCGTGACAGCCGGGCGTACCCGGCGACGCTCCAGTTCGACTGGAGCGTGCCGCTGCTGTTCGGCGTCGACCTCAACGCCTCGTTCGCGCTGGGCGTCGCCCTCTCGCTCGTGGTCGTCCTCGCGCTGATGGCCTTCTTCCGGTACACCGTGATGGGATCGATCCTCCGGGCGTGCTCGAGCGACCAGCAGGCGGCGATGGTGCTCGGCGTCTCCATCGAGCGAACGATCGTCCTCTCGTGGGCGATCTCGATCGCCATCACCTCCGTGGGTGGGATCCTGCTCGCGATGTCCCAGGGCGGGACGTCGTTCGGGATCTACGGCGTCGGCATCCTCATCTTCGCGGCCGTCGTCTTCGGCGGGCTCGACAGCATCCCCGGGGCGTTCATCGGCGCGATCGTCGTCGGCCTCCTCCAGGAGGTCGGCGACTACTACGTCGCACCGGTCGTCGGCGCCGGCTTCGGTGAAGTCTTGCCGATGCTACTGCTCGTCGTCGTCATCCTCGTCATGCCGTACGGCCTATTCGGAACCGAACGTATCGAGCGACTGTAA
- a CDS encoding AMP-binding protein, with the protein MSEVDEQVPDVELDGTLTIERIASAPEGDVEIVDDKALPEILLNHVQEHPDEVALRWKRYGVWQEFTWTEYYERVKHFALGLETLEFGEEDVLFTIGYNRPHQLWSWMAAQSLGGMAAPNYEDMLPEAIGNQLELLSPKVAYAEDQEMVDKLLSVADQAPSLEAIVYRDPKGMFRYDDTVVPVVSYEELEQRGRERSTGGEVTDADFEARVRDVDPNTPAMLSPTSGTTGMPKRVQLTHFNFLNLANAAIEIDPLPKGSDYFSYLPMAWVGEQMILIAAAFVGGWTANFAEQPETESEDMREIGPEIIFSSPNGYEGWVANIKAKIENTTRLKRWVYEKAMAIGNEYAEYVSGDKRGQEPPASLRFKHWLAYWAAYRPILDKIGLKRAKNVYTGGGPLGEEHFQYYHALGIPLKQIWGQSEVCGFVTMHRNEDIQADTVGEVFPNVEVGITPEGELVVRGPVVTSGYYNQPEKTAEALDGEWLHTDDFGAITEDGHVKVFDRMDDVLELADGTAVAPISVETSLKFNPYLKEALVVGEGREFLTAVLNIRYENVAEWADQRDIQYAGYQDLSQQPEVLELIRGVVEETNERLEHPLERFVVLFKEFDADDGELTRTGKIRREVVNERYEELIDGIYGDEETIEMDVTITYQDGRESRERGEMRVIDVDDGESLEQLIEGEIHE; encoded by the coding sequence ATGTCGGAGGTGGACGAGCAGGTTCCCGACGTCGAACTGGACGGGACGCTCACGATCGAACGGATCGCCTCGGCGCCGGAAGGCGACGTCGAGATCGTCGACGACAAGGCCCTCCCGGAGATCCTGTTGAACCACGTTCAGGAACACCCCGACGAGGTCGCCCTCCGCTGGAAGCGCTACGGCGTCTGGCAGGAGTTCACCTGGACGGAGTACTACGAACGGGTGAAACACTTCGCACTCGGCCTCGAGACGCTCGAGTTCGGTGAGGAGGACGTTCTCTTTACCATCGGCTACAACCGCCCTCATCAGCTGTGGTCGTGGATGGCCGCCCAGTCCCTGGGTGGGATGGCGGCACCGAACTACGAGGACATGCTCCCGGAGGCGATCGGCAACCAGCTCGAGCTCCTCTCGCCGAAAGTCGCCTACGCCGAGGACCAGGAGATGGTCGACAAGCTGCTGTCAGTGGCCGACCAGGCGCCGTCGCTCGAGGCGATCGTCTACCGCGACCCGAAGGGGATGTTCCGCTACGACGACACCGTCGTGCCGGTCGTGAGTTACGAGGAACTCGAGCAACGCGGTCGCGAGCGCTCGACGGGTGGCGAGGTGACCGACGCCGACTTCGAAGCGCGAGTACGGGACGTCGACCCGAACACGCCGGCGATGCTGTCGCCGACGTCGGGAACGACGGGGATGCCAAAGCGCGTCCAGCTGACCCACTTCAACTTCCTCAACCTGGCGAACGCCGCGATCGAGATCGATCCGCTCCCGAAGGGGTCGGATTACTTCTCGTACCTCCCAATGGCGTGGGTGGGCGAGCAGATGATCCTCATCGCCGCGGCGTTCGTCGGTGGCTGGACGGCGAACTTCGCCGAACAGCCCGAAACCGAGAGCGAAGACATGCGCGAGATCGGCCCGGAGATCATCTTCTCCTCGCCGAACGGCTACGAGGGCTGGGTCGCAAACATCAAAGCGAAGATCGAGAACACGACGCGACTCAAACGCTGGGTGTACGAGAAGGCGATGGCGATCGGCAACGAGTACGCCGAGTACGTCAGCGGCGACAAGCGCGGCCAGGAGCCGCCGGCGTCGCTGCGCTTCAAACACTGGCTCGCCTACTGGGCCGCCTACCGGCCGATCCTCGACAAGATCGGCCTCAAGCGCGCGAAGAACGTCTACACCGGCGGTGGTCCCCTCGGCGAAGAACACTTCCAGTACTACCACGCCCTGGGGATTCCGCTCAAGCAGATCTGGGGGCAGTCGGAGGTCTGTGGCTTCGTGACGATGCACCGCAACGAGGATATCCAGGCCGACACCGTCGGCGAGGTGTTCCCCAACGTCGAGGTCGGTATCACGCCCGAAGGCGAGCTGGTCGTCCGGGGTCCAGTCGTCACCTCGGGCTACTACAACCAGCCCGAGAAGACCGCGGAGGCGCTCGACGGCGAGTGGCTCCACACCGACGACTTCGGCGCGATCACCGAGGACGGCCACGTCAAGGTGTTCGACCGGATGGACGACGTGTTAGAGCTCGCCGACGGAACGGCCGTCGCCCCGATCAGCGTCGAGACGAGCCTGAAGTTCAACCCGTACCTCAAGGAGGCGCTCGTCGTCGGCGAAGGACGTGAGTTCCTCACAGCAGTGCTCAACATCCGCTACGAGAACGTCGCCGAGTGGGCCGACCAGCGAGACATCCAGTACGCCGGCTACCAGGACCTCTCACAGCAACCCGAGGTGCTGGAACTCATCAGAGGCGTCGTCGAGGAGACGAACGAGCGCTTAGAGCACCCGCTCGAGCGCTTCGTCGTCCTCTTCAAGGAGTTCGACGCCGACGACGGCGAACTCACGCGGACCGGAAAGATCCGTCGCGAGGTCGTCAACGAGCGGTACGAGGAGCTGATCGACGGCATCTACGGCGACGAGGAGACGATCGAAATGGACGTAACCATCACGTATCAGGACGGCAGGGAGTCCCGCGAACGCGGCGAGATGCGCGTTATCGACGTCGACGACGGGGAATCGCTCGAGCAGCTCATCGAGGGTGAGATCCATGAGTAA
- a CDS encoding ABC transporter ATP-binding protein, which produces MSLSESPNPELRSGPYVNPEDAILGCRDVTKTFGAITAVDDVSIGIERGEWISIVGPNGAGKTTLLNVLNGFYDPDPGGQVFFNAEDVTPDPAYRRARKGLGRTFQGLELFEEEDAVENIMTVLSIKERPTLWQALTYLGPARRLEAENMRRAEEIIDYLELWEYRHSPISSMPLGIRRRVDLARSLALDPDVLLLDEAMSGLTFDEKYDMVRLLADLHEDEGLTLVMIEHDLEVVTDVSERMIVLHKGGVIARGEPEAVTDDPEVQNIYTGVD; this is translated from the coding sequence ATGAGTTTATCAGAGTCACCGAACCCCGAACTGCGATCCGGGCCCTACGTGAATCCGGAGGACGCGATCCTCGGCTGCCGAGACGTCACGAAGACGTTCGGCGCGATCACCGCCGTCGACGACGTCTCGATCGGCATCGAGCGAGGCGAGTGGATTTCGATCGTCGGGCCCAACGGCGCCGGCAAAACCACGCTGTTGAACGTCCTCAACGGCTTCTACGATCCGGACCCGGGAGGCCAGGTGTTTTTCAACGCCGAGGACGTCACGCCCGATCCCGCGTACAGGCGAGCACGAAAGGGCCTGGGACGAACCTTCCAGGGACTCGAGCTGTTCGAGGAGGAAGACGCCGTCGAGAACATCATGACCGTCCTCTCGATCAAAGAGCGGCCGACCCTGTGGCAGGCGCTGACGTACCTGGGTCCGGCCCGCCGACTCGAGGCGGAGAACATGCGTCGCGCCGAAGAGATCATCGACTACCTCGAGCTGTGGGAGTACCGTCACAGCCCGATCTCGAGCATGCCGCTTGGCATCCGTCGGCGGGTCGACCTCGCGCGCTCGCTCGCGCTCGATCCCGACGTCTTGTTACTCGACGAGGCGATGAGCGGCCTGACCTTCGACGAGAAGTACGACATGGTGCGGCTGCTCGCTGACCTTCACGAGGACGAAGGGCTGACGCTCGTGATGATCGAACACGACCTCGAGGTCGTCACCGACGTCTCCGAGCGGATGATCGTCCTGCACAAAGGCGGCGTCATCGCTCGAGGTGAACCCGAAGCGGTGACGGACGACCCGGAGGTCCAGAACATCTACACGGGGGTGGACTGA
- a CDS encoding ABC transporter ATP-binding protein encodes MSAEQESLADVPVVELDNAEIVYDRHFLAVQGVSMEAERGDIVALLGPNGAGKSTILKMISGIGLTERGEVSRGSVYFEGDDVTNASTNEMVDRGVTHILEGRRTFPDLTVEENLRCGLYRGGRRVRYDKSDYELAFEYFPQLEDLLDVQAGYTSGGEQQMLVIARALIHKPKLLLLDEPSLGLAPKLVQDIFETLREINREQDITMIIADQNAKRTLEIADYGYVLENGQIELHDPADVLTQREEIKEFYLGTSSEESRYSDIRHYKIRKRWT; translated from the coding sequence ATGAGCGCAGAACAGGAGTCCCTCGCTGACGTCCCGGTCGTCGAACTCGACAACGCAGAGATCGTCTACGATCGCCACTTCCTGGCGGTGCAGGGCGTCTCGATGGAAGCCGAGCGTGGCGACATCGTCGCACTCCTCGGCCCGAACGGCGCCGGGAAGTCGACGATCCTGAAGATGATCTCCGGCATCGGGCTCACCGAACGCGGCGAGGTCAGCCGCGGCTCGGTCTACTTCGAGGGCGACGACGTGACGAACGCCAGCACCAACGAGATGGTCGACAGAGGCGTCACCCACATCCTCGAGGGACGACGGACCTTCCCCGACCTGACCGTCGAGGAGAACCTGCGGTGTGGACTGTACCGTGGCGGGCGACGGGTGCGTTACGACAAGTCGGACTACGAACTCGCCTTCGAGTACTTCCCCCAGCTCGAGGACCTCCTCGACGTGCAGGCGGGCTACACCAGCGGCGGGGAACAGCAGATGCTCGTCATCGCCCGGGCGCTGATCCACAAGCCGAAGCTGCTGTTGCTCGACGAGCCGTCGCTGGGGCTCGCCCCGAAGCTGGTCCAGGACATCTTCGAGACGCTCAGAGAGATCAACCGCGAGCAGGACATCACGATGATCATCGCCGACCAGAACGCAAAACGGACGCTCGAGATCGCCGACTACGGCTACGTGCTGGAGAACGGCCAGATCGAGCTCCACGACCCCGCGGACGTACTCACCCAGCGCGAGGAGATCAAGGAGTTCTACCTGGGAACGAGCAGCGAGGAGAGCAGGTATTCGGACATTCGACACTACAAGATCCGCAAGCGGTGGACGTAA
- a CDS encoding ABC transporter substrate-binding protein has product MRDADNSYERVTHSRRRFLRSTGGVAAATAGMALAGCMGGDDEEGIRVPGIYDLSGGTADVGRPTGLGSRDAIAWYNENDELDEEIIHDWQDYAYEVDEAQQQYSGHTADDFPPVIIGWGTADTEALANDAHFDEVVYISASYSDALLGSETQYNFYTNLDYTSQARAHLQWIADNDPDATVAFIHNTTAFGESPIPGGEAYAEELGLDLEDNITLELDEGDAGTQVQRAENNGVDYLIHQNTADPMRVLLQAIDQRGADITVMGLTWTVDEFRVAEFPELFEGARYVNANVTWDEALALDARGAQIIEESFEREGRDMDDPEDANLNYVRGVTHAALAIEGIKLAQEMGNDPHSGADVREAFFELEGFDGEGLLPQPLNFEEDDRRATMTGQMFEVQNGELVHDGAVELERRDDWLPE; this is encoded by the coding sequence ATGAGGGATGCTGACAACAGCTATGAAAGGGTAACGCACAGCCGCCGCCGATTCCTGCGCAGCACCGGCGGGGTCGCCGCCGCGACGGCCGGAATGGCACTCGCGGGTTGCATGGGTGGCGACGACGAAGAGGGGATCCGGGTCCCCGGCATCTACGACCTGAGTGGCGGGACGGCCGACGTCGGCCGGCCCACGGGCCTCGGTTCCCGTGACGCGATCGCGTGGTACAACGAGAACGACGAACTCGACGAAGAGATTATTCACGACTGGCAGGACTACGCCTACGAGGTCGACGAGGCCCAGCAGCAGTACTCCGGACACACGGCCGACGACTTCCCGCCCGTCATCATCGGCTGGGGGACGGCCGACACCGAGGCGCTCGCCAACGACGCCCACTTCGACGAGGTGGTCTACATCTCGGCGTCCTACAGCGACGCACTGCTGGGCTCGGAAACCCAGTACAACTTCTACACCAACCTCGACTACACCAGTCAGGCGCGTGCGCACCTGCAATGGATCGCCGACAACGACCCCGACGCGACGGTCGCGTTCATCCACAACACGACTGCCTTCGGTGAATCACCGATCCCTGGCGGCGAGGCGTACGCCGAGGAGCTCGGCCTCGACCTCGAGGACAACATCACCCTCGAGCTCGACGAAGGTGATGCGGGAACGCAGGTGCAACGCGCCGAGAATAACGGCGTCGACTACCTCATCCACCAGAACACCGCCGATCCGATGCGGGTGCTCCTCCAGGCGATCGACCAGCGTGGGGCCGATATCACCGTGATGGGGCTCACCTGGACGGTCGACGAGTTCCGCGTTGCGGAGTTCCCGGAGCTGTTCGAGGGCGCCAGGTACGTGAACGCGAACGTCACGTGGGACGAGGCGCTGGCGTTGGACGCCCGCGGTGCCCAGATCATCGAGGAGTCGTTCGAACGCGAGGGTCGCGACATGGATGATCCGGAGGACGCGAACCTCAACTACGTCCGCGGCGTCACCCACGCGGCGCTGGCCATCGAGGGGATCAAGCTGGCCCAGGAGATGGGCAACGACCCCCACTCCGGTGCGGACGTGCGCGAGGCGTTCTTCGAACTCGAGGGCTTCGACGGCGAGGGGCTGCTCCCCCAACCGCTGAACTTCGAAGAAGACGACCGCCGGGCGACGATGACCGGCCAGATGTTCGAGGTCCAGAACGGCGAACTGGTCCACGACGGCGCAGTCGAACTCGAGCGCCGGGATGACTGGCTCCCCGAATAA
- a CDS encoding IclR family transcriptional regulator — protein sequence MDDDGTIKSVVKAFEIVESLSRHGGLTASDLATELDLPVSTAHNYLNSLTQTGFVVRDDLEYRPSTKFLEIGERRRQRMAVVRAAESELPKLAATTGEHISLMIEENGLGVLISLDEGEEAINIDAFRGVRMPLHTVAPGKAILAELPHARVDAILDQHGLERMTKNTITDRDELYEELERTRERGYAIDDGERMSGMTCIAAPVLDMNDEVRASVCVCSPSYRIDDEESLEEVARAVQRSANVVQVNLDYS from the coding sequence ATGGACGACGATGGGACCATCAAATCCGTGGTCAAGGCGTTCGAGATCGTCGAGTCGTTGTCGAGACACGGCGGGCTAACGGCGTCCGATCTGGCTACCGAGCTCGATCTGCCCGTCAGTACCGCACACAACTACCTCAATTCACTCACCCAGACCGGATTCGTCGTTCGTGACGACCTCGAGTACCGCCCGAGTACGAAGTTCCTCGAGATCGGCGAGCGGCGGCGCCAGCGGATGGCCGTCGTGCGAGCCGCCGAGTCCGAACTCCCGAAGCTCGCGGCGACGACGGGCGAACACATCAGCCTCATGATCGAGGAGAACGGGCTCGGCGTGTTGATCAGCCTCGACGAGGGCGAGGAGGCGATCAACATCGACGCGTTCCGGGGCGTGCGCATGCCGCTGCACACCGTCGCGCCGGGGAAGGCCATTCTGGCAGAGTTGCCACACGCACGCGTCGACGCGATTCTCGACCAGCACGGGCTCGAGCGGATGACGAAGAACACGATCACCGACCGGGACGAACTGTACGAAGAACTCGAGCGGACCCGCGAACGAGGGTACGCCATCGACGACGGCGAACGAATGTCGGGGATGACCTGTATCGCCGCGCCGGTACTCGACATGAACGACGAGGTTCGTGCATCGGTCTGCGTCTGTAGCCCATCGTACCGGATCGACGACGAGGAGAGTCTCGAGGAGGTCGCCAGGGCGGTGCAGCGGTCGGCGAACGTCGTTCAGGTGAACCTCGATTACTCCTGA
- a CDS encoding metal-dependent hydrolase, with product MQLTWHGHSTWHVTVGDTDLLIDPFFDNPKTDLEPADLETPDYVLLTHGHADHIAHAGEFAEATLVATPELVSYATEEFGFEDAVGGMGMNLGGTVECGDAYVTMHRADHTNGIMTEYDVDAGMPAGFVISNTKPTQTADEESTTFYHAGDTGLMTEMRDVIAPFLEPDAAAVPIGDHFTMGPWQAAVAVDWLDVDYAFPMHYDTFPPIEQDPADFEREVRATGSDAEVVALEADEPFDLDGHL from the coding sequence ATGCAACTCACCTGGCACGGCCACTCGACGTGGCACGTCACCGTCGGCGATACGGACCTGCTGATCGACCCGTTTTTCGACAACCCGAAGACCGACCTCGAGCCGGCGGACCTCGAGACGCCGGACTACGTGCTGTTGACCCACGGCCACGCCGATCACATCGCCCACGCCGGCGAGTTCGCAGAGGCGACGCTAGTCGCGACGCCGGAACTCGTCTCCTACGCCACCGAGGAGTTCGGCTTCGAGGACGCCGTCGGGGGGATGGGGATGAACCTCGGCGGCACCGTCGAGTGCGGCGACGCCTACGTGACGATGCATCGCGCGGATCACACCAACGGCATCATGACCGAGTACGACGTCGACGCTGGAATGCCCGCCGGCTTCGTCATCTCGAACACGAAACCGACCCAGACCGCCGACGAAGAGAGCACGACGTTCTACCACGCCGGCGACACCGGCCTGATGACCGAGATGCGTGACGTCATCGCCCCCTTCTTAGAGCCCGACGCCGCCGCCGTCCCCATCGGCGACCACTTCACGATGGGGCCCTGGCAGGCGGCCGTCGCCGTCGACTGGCTCGACGTCGACTACGCCTTCCCGATGCACTACGACACCTTCCCGCCGATCGAGCAGGACCCCGCAGACTTCGAGCGCGAAGTGCGGGCAACCGGTAGCGACGCCGAGGTCGTCGCTCTCGAGGCCGACGAGCCGTTCGACCTGGACGGACACCTGTAG
- a CDS encoding OsmC family protein: protein MAKEVTTTSEEGFSATNDIREFETEIDATGEDAPDTLEAVLAAYGSCYVPALRVGGQQRDVDELGRIEIGVTGELNDDDKLESIDFDIRVEADVDDEKGEAIVERAFELCKVHDALKESLHAEASFEGNAF, encoded by the coding sequence ATGGCGAAAGAAGTCACCACCACCTCCGAGGAGGGGTTCAGCGCGACGAACGACATCCGCGAGTTCGAGACCGAGATCGACGCCACGGGTGAGGATGCGCCCGACACGCTCGAGGCCGTACTCGCCGCCTACGGCTCCTGTTACGTCCCCGCGCTACGCGTCGGCGGCCAGCAGCGCGACGTCGACGAGCTCGGCCGAATCGAGATCGGCGTCACCGGCGAACTCAACGACGACGACAAACTCGAGTCGATCGACTTCGACATCCGCGTCGAGGCGGACGTCGACGACGAGAAGGGGGAGGCGATCGTCGAGCGTGCATTCGAGCTCTGCAAGGTCCACGACGCGTTGAAAGAGAGTCTCCACGCGGAGGCGAGCTTCGAAGGGAACGCGTTCTAG
- a CDS encoding DUF5799 family protein — MTANSWTDQIVGERMTVDQEFSPKIASSRFSSQEWSLIMTATEFEIERPDDPEEARLVANTERVDQILPELENIRSQMGAMGGVPGESGGAGGGGGGFLDSIKGALGMGGGTGGDYEAEREAAEELTQAYADQLQAHLESKGRWDAIREQAADE, encoded by the coding sequence ATGACAGCGAATAGCTGGACGGACCAGATCGTCGGCGAGCGGATGACCGTCGACCAGGAGTTCTCCCCGAAGATCGCGAGTTCTCGCTTTTCGAGTCAGGAGTGGAGCCTCATCATGACCGCGACGGAGTTCGAGATCGAACGTCCCGACGATCCCGAGGAGGCGCGACTCGTCGCGAACACGGAGCGGGTCGACCAGATCCTGCCGGAACTCGAGAACATCCGGTCGCAGATGGGGGCGATGGGCGGCGTTCCCGGCGAGAGCGGTGGCGCAGGCGGCGGAGGCGGCGGATTCCTCGATTCGATCAAAGGCGCACTCGGGATGGGTGGCGGAACCGGCGGCGACTACGAGGCTGAGCGCGAGGCGGCTGAGGAGCTTACCCAGGCGTACGCCGACCAGCTGCAGGCTCACCTCGAGTCGAAAGGACGCTGGGACGCCATCCGCGAGCAGGCAGCCGACGAGTGA
- a CDS encoding DUF7557 family protein, translating into MPPIELEEETIERLDALRVDDESYDELVTELINIYEASEYTMFHAGD; encoded by the coding sequence ATGCCACCGATCGAACTCGAGGAGGAGACGATCGAACGACTCGACGCGCTGCGCGTCGACGACGAGTCCTACGACGAGCTCGTCACCGAACTGATCAACATCTACGAAGCGAGCGAGTACACGATGTTCCACGCGGGTGACTGA